Part of the Leptospiraceae bacterium genome, TACCAAAGGGATACCAAATTTCTCAATATGATAAACCAATTTGTTTAGGCGGTCAAATTACTTTTACAATGAAAGGTAAAACGGAGCCAACAGTAATTAAGCTCACTCGTATTCATATAGAAGAAGATGCAGGAAAACTCATGCACTCCGCTGATCCATCAGTGAACGCATCTTATGTTGACCTAAACCGTGCAGGCACTCCTTTAATCGAAATTGTTTCCGAGCCAGAGCTTAGATCAAGCGAAGAGGCTTATCTCTATTTAACCACACTCAAATCCATTCTTCGTTATATCCAAGTTTCCGATTGTAATATGGAAGAAGGCTCTCTTAGATGTGATGCTAACGTATCGATTCGTCCGCGTGGAGAGAAAGAATTTCGCACAAGAGTAGAAATTAAAAATCTAAATTCATTCAAAGCCGTAAAGCAAGCCATCGACTACGAAGTAGAATGGCAAAAAGACCAATACGCAAGTGGTCTAACATTCCAACAACAAACAAAACTCTGGGATGCTACTCTTTTAAAAACTGTATCTATGCGTAGTAAAGAAATGGCGCATGACTATCGTTACTTCCCAGACCCAGATCTTCCGACTATCGTTCTAAAACAAGAAGACATAGACACTCTAAGAAGCAAATTACCGGAATTACCCGCTGCAAAGAAAAAAAGATTCGAAGATGCATTGGGTCTTCCTCCTTATGATGCAGAAGTATTAACCGCAGAAAGAGAAATCGCCGACTACTTTGAATTAGCCTTAAAAGTATCAGGAGATGCAAAGAAAACATCTAACTGGGTAAAAGACGAAGTATTAGGA contains:
- the gatB gene encoding Asp-tRNA(Asn)/Glu-tRNA(Gln) amidotransferase subunit GatB codes for the protein MIDYETIIGLEVHAQLNTTTKVFAPSPTVFGSSPNTQVSTVCYGLPGALPVLNEQALQKAIQAGLALGCNISLFTKFDRKNYFYPDLPKGYQISQYDKPICLGGQITFTMKGKTEPTVIKLTRIHIEEDAGKLMHSADPSVNASYVDLNRAGTPLIEIVSEPELRSSEEAYLYLTTLKSILRYIQVSDCNMEEGSLRCDANVSIRPRGEKEFRTRVEIKNLNSFKAVKQAIDYEVEWQKDQYASGLTFQQQTKLWDATLLKTVSMRSKEMAHDYRYFPDPDLPTIVLKQEDIDTLRSKLPELPAAKKKRFEDALGLPPYDAEVLTAEREIADYFELALKVSGDAKKTSNWVKDEVLGIVNKENISISEFTIDPKRIGGLVKLIVDGKISGKIAKDVFEKMLTTPKSPEEIVQSEGLIVVKDDKEIERLVDLILEKNPQAIEDYRKGKDRALGSLVGAVMKESKGKADPGSVNKLLLEKLGPLPPKG